ACTTGCACGCTGAGTAGGGTGTCCGAGTGCTCAAGTGCACCTCTACCTCTTTTTATGGACTCATGGTTGCATCATTCATGTTTTGTTGTTGGTACTCAGAATGCCCTCATATGGTACACGACTGGTCATGTAAGTTGTTTAAAACTTTGGAGAACAGCCAATTGTTATCACTTTTGGGTGAGTTGTTTATATCAGTGTATGCAAATTAACTCTCACAAACAACATTTAATTAGCACTGAAAGGGTAGCCACGTTTGTATCTTTTGATGGCATTTTGGATAACCATTCAGGTGGGCTTTGAAGTTAAAATTTGGGGGACCTTTTGGGAAAAATGTACTTACAAACAAAAGAGCACTTTGGGGAGGAAATTAGTGGAAAACATCTTTGCCGTGttttttgtcacttttattaGGGAGAAGGAAGCATCCTTCATAAGAGTTCAGTTCATACATTATCGTTTGAGAGCATCATGCTAGATAGATACCTTGCTGTCTAAGCAGAGATGTCTTGGAGGCACGTGGAAACATGAAACACATTTGGTGAGAGGTCACTGCTGAAGGTAAAGATTTGGGACTTAATCATTCATTTCAACACTTTTAGAGTATTAGTGAGTGCCAGACAAAGGAATATGAACATAAATGAGAGGTTGTCCTTATCCTCAGTTGATAGATATGCATGTAAAACACAGTTAATTACATTATCTTAAGTGCTTTAGCAGTAATATGCCTAAGATATGTGTGACAAAGGCAAGTGAACCCAGCTTTGTTTAGAGGAATCAGAGAGGgtttctagaagaaaaacattagaattgtattccaaagaataaaattagagcTGAATCTTGAAAGATAAGTATAAATTAGCATGGGGAAGGTGTTTAAACGGAGGAATTTTAAACACAGTGTGTAAAAATATAAAGGCTTAATAATAATTTCCCCATTTATACAATACTTACTCTGTCCCAGGTATCTTTTTCATTTGGagaataaaactgattttataaGTACTTTTAATTCTCCCAAAGAAATAGCTCATCACACAGTAGATCAGATAATTTCCATTTAAGTTGATCTCAacattgttttttggttttgctgttttgcttcatttgttcattatcaTTCTCCTAAGAGCTCTTTTAATCTCTgtgataaacattattttattttatttacctattttatataactTTCCAGCTTCTACCTCTATATTTTAGGGAAAGCATAATACTTTTAAAgtacatgatattttaaattcagaCCTAAATTAAAATTCTTGCTTGGACACTTAGATAGTTGTGATGATTGAACACGCTACTTGCTTTTTTCAAGCAAgtatcctattttaaaaatggatgaaatcTGTGAGGAATAATTcatactccattaaaaaatatatatttgcctgtcaataaatgttagttacttAATTCACCCTGCTTCCTAGGAGGAGACAAATTTAAGTAGATCTTTCATGTTACAATTTTAGCAGACATCCTTGAGAATTCTACATAACTGATCTCCCACTTTGAATGGAAAGAGATACTAAAGTATAAAACAGACCATACAGTTCCACAAGTGGAAGTGAGTGGCtcacataattttaatttaattattaaaaaattattatacatatattttatttactattaattttctaattatatatttatataattaaaatatgtattaaatttgGTTATACATGTGTTATATAATTATACTATATCCTATCTGCTTATTATGAAATATAAGAATAGAtactgagaattatttttatgaacttGTATAGCTGTTAAGCAGcacaggatttgaactcagattttTCAGACTCTAAATTGTTGAGGAGAATAAAAAAAGACTATGCTTAGAAATGCATGGTCTAAGGGGAAGGAAAACAGTTCAGTCTGACAACTGTTGAATATGCACACAACTGTAGGGTTGGGGTATGGCAGGAACAAGATTGGAAAGATAAGATTGAGCTGGACAACAAATGGGTTCATATGACATGCTAAGAACACAGCTTCATTCTGAAGATGAGGGTCAATTGTAAAGATTTAAAACACGATAATGACAGACCATCACATGCGCATTTAGAAAGAACTGTGGAGATTTGAATGAGCTGAAGGAGGATGAATGAGAATGGGATGTATATGAACGTCTCAGTATGACTAGAGGCTGGGAGACCAATTAGGAAACTCTTATCAATACTCTCAGTGGGAGATACAAGCCAGCACCCAAGTTTCATCTCCACAGGGGTGATTCATTGAAACCTTGGCAATAGAGGGATTTCTGAGATGGTAcccaaggaggaaagaagaagaggaCCAACTACTGAGTTCCTAGGACAAGTAGAGTTTAAAAGGACTTGTGGTTGACAAGCGGAAGGgtgttgggaagggatagactgggagttcaaaatttgtagatactgacaggcatatgtagaatagataaacaagattatactgtatagcacagggaaatatatacaagatcctgtggtagctcacagaaaaaaagtatgtgacgatgaatatatgtatgttcatgtataactgaaaaatcgtgctctacactggaaattgacacaacattgtaaactgactataattcaataaaataaaataaaattaaaaagacttagaaaataaCACAAGGATCTACCCTTGGAAATGCTGGGGGAACAGCAAGGAATCCATGACTACGGAAAGTAagatgataaaaactttcagcaGCAAAATTCCTCTTACACAAGCATCAGAGAAAATCTGAAGGGCATTTGATTTCCTTAAGAATCTCTCTGGACCAAGAGCTGGTCAAAGCCTTGCATCACTGGACTCTGTTGTAATTCCTCCCAGTCAAGGCCCTGGTCCTTCAAGATCTCAATCTGCAGAATCACAGTCTCTGAGAGCTCGAAGGGCCCCCGAGACCCAAGAGTAAAAGCCTGGGAATCTCCGCTAAGGGGGtgaggtctctctccctctcctgcagctCTGCGCAGGCTGAGCTCTGCCCTCACTGGCTTCCATCCTCAGTCTCTTCCACCCCTGGGCTTGCAGACGAACCAGCCTATAATGAGCAGTCAGAGGCTGTGACCTCATTAAAAAGTTGTTAATGAGACACACTGCTGCTCAGGAAGCACAGCTGAGGGAGGCTCCCAGTGGCCTCTCGTGGGGCCTGGTGGGAGAGCTTGGGTGAGCAGGCAGGcccagctctgggcagagggCTAATGCACTCAGGCTGCAGAGCCACGCCTAATGAGCTCACGCTGGCAGCAAGCAGGCCAGCTCGGAAGCTCAAGTCCCTGCTGACCTGCAGGCTGCGGGGAGTGGGTGTCATCCGGAGAAGCAGTGATCCTCTCTGAGCTCTCAGCTCTGCTTACTGCCTCCTCTGCGGATCCAATTTTGATGGAGGACTCCAAATTGTGAGGTTACAAGATGGTTTTCCTTGCACTGAATTTTGGTCTTATGATCTCTTAATTGCCCAGTTACACAGGTCTTTTGAATGGCGTCTTTTTAGCCTGTGTCCTCTTGCCACATCATACCACTCCCCAAGTAATGTTTACAAACTACAGATTTGATGGTTTCTTCATGCTAAAAACCCTTCAGTTAATCTATACAGTTCACAAAATAGTGTTCAAACCCCTTGGCCTAGAAGGCCTTTCTAGATTTGACTCGTTCCTACCTCCCCACCCTTATTCCCTCCAGTTTTCCTTCCAtatcatactttttatttttctcaccatCAGCATCAAcatcaccaccactgccaccagcaTCAGTATAATGCTTACGTTTTCTATAGAAGTTGCCATGGGCCCAGCCTTGTTCCTTAGTGACTTACatctattcactcatttaatcctctccacCAAGATGTGAAATAGGTGTTatgattatcttcattttacagaagaggaaatatagGCACAGAGTTGCTAAATAACTTTCTCAGTGTCACAGAGCTATCAAGGGACAGAAGCAGGACAAAGCCCAGGCTTTTTAGCTTCAGAGTTCATGCTCTGACCCAGGTGTAGGCAAATGACCATCTACAGGACAAATTCAACCTTCCACCCATCTCTGTATAATTCATGTGTtcagaatggtttttacatttttttcagtgcttaaaaaaagcaaaagaagagtaATATTCCTTGACATATGAAAATCATATGAAATTCAGATTCCACTATCTGGAAATAAAGTTCTGTTGGCACATGGCCATGCTCATTCACTTAAACGTCGTGGCTACTTTCATGCTGCAACAGCAAAGCTGAACACTTGTATGAAGTTCATACATTAGTGGTACTTTCATCTGCTGCTTGGGGCATTAAAATTCATCGTGATGCCCAAGGACAAAATTGTAATCATGTGAGGTGATGTATGCTTCCTAagcttactgtggtaatcatattgttatacatacatgtgtcagctcattatgctatacaccttaaactgGTACAATGTtatatcagttatatctcagtaaaactgaaaaaaagttttcagGAGCCAGAGCAGGTGAACATAGGAGAGAAATTGTCACAATTTAAGCAGTGAGTATTTGTGTAGCTGTTGTCAAGTTATAAGAGTATGTTCATGGCCCTGTCTACTGTGTAGAGTGAATTACTcttgcaaaaaataaatattaacaagcttttaaaaaagcatagtGAAGCAGTTATTACTTAACAGCATCTTGAGTGCCTTGTGCATCTCTGTACtgcaacattttatttacttattttgttgccAGTGCATATCCATCaagtcaaaatgagaaaaaaaattgacatcaaatatcacattttaaagaacAGTGGAGTGTAGAATATTCTGATATCAAATTAGATGGTAATCATTGTTTATAATGCAATGCTATTCACGCTATGccaaaattatatattatatgtagaCATCACTAGACTAATTCCTCATTCCTATATTTCCAACTCACAGGAAGCAACAGtcagagaaatctgaaaattGAATGGAATATCTCATTACAGCAGAATGTCTTTCCCATCTAACCTTCAATAGAAAATGATTCATCTTCAGAGggcagggcatagctcagtggtagagcacatgcttagcatgcatgaggtcctgggttcaatccccagtacctccattaaaaagaaaaaaaacaactaattaccaccccccaaaaaataaaatgatcttatGCCATAAATGACATGCTAAAAACAAATTTCAGGAGGACAATCTATTGGAATGTATAAACATATTCCAAAAAATGAATAtgctatataaaaattatataactgtGGGTGATAACAGTATTTGACAACACGTAATTGTACAAAAAGACGTTTTTGAAGATGCAAGATGTAAAATCTCCTTGTAGATTAGCCTTGACATGTAAACACTTGCAACTGATTTTGAATctcaattaaatgaaatattattcccCTAAAAAGgaattccattcttctcattAGTAGACctgtattataaaaaattatattgtaaattTCAccaataaaattatgaaaacttttctctttgttataTAATTATCTATAAAATTTCCTTGATTTTGCGTCTTGGCCTACAAAGCTTATTTATTATCTGTTGCTGACTCCTAGCACATACCTGGTATTATGGTATGAATATGGCCATTTGGCCTCTTCATTTTGGAAACActgcttatttttcttagaatCCCTCTCCACACACAGTTCAAAACCTCCGTCTCTATTTTATCTTCCACTCTTGTTCTTTACTACTTCTAATCCTTTGGCTGCACTCTTACTCAGGATCCTAatcatatgtttatatttctgtctCACTAATGGACTGCAAAGACAGTCATGTTCAATATCTAATTTAGTGGCTTAACCATTTCTTCTAGTACCTGTTGTGGTGGGTTAAAGACAGCAGCACTGGACTTATATTCATGTTCCTTGCATTATTTTCTTGTATACTAATGCCTACTCAGGTCCCCCCATTGTATTCTTTTACTCAGAAAAGTAAATATTCTTTTACTCTGATTCTGAgttatttacttaattaattgACTATTCATTGCATGGTACTTAAAAAACATAGAGAATTGAGATTCAAGCCACCTGAATTTTGTTCTAAATATGTATGATCAAATATCTTTGAACGCCACTTCCCTTACCTATGAAATGAAGGATTCAGATGAGATAAGTTGCTAATAGCAAATGCCTATATATGTACCTACAGCATGCTAGTGCTGTCATAAACACATTATATGCAATATCAACTCttaaaaacaaatccataaaatagatactattattacacgcatcattttacagatgaggaaagagacaaaaagagTTTAATTCACTTTCCAGTGGTCaccagctagtaaatggcagagtggAATACGAACCCAGGTAAGTCCCTTTATGTTATGTAACACTCCGTTACTTCAGGAGtctatagttttttcttttgtaatttctatTGCTGATTAAATTATAAACCTCTGAATGCAGTGATTGTATTTTATGGTCTTTGGTATTTTCAcatcaacaaacaaaagttttgaaattaaaaggCATTAAGCAAAACACGACAGAGTTGTTAATAAGACATAGTGGAGTAGCTAGGATCCATTGTAAGCCTTAAAGAAATCAGCACCATGATGGAAATTATGTTAGTGAAAACCTGAAATCACTTCAACAAAccttaaaaacctgaaaaaaagaactgagaGGGAGAACTGGAAACTCAGATCTTCCTAGCTGGGGAAAACATCCTGAAAGCAGTTGATTAAGGATATTGGGATTATAAAGAATAGCCACGGGGACTAGTGATTTACTTTCCTTTATCCATGCTAAGTACCAACCAATTCAAGAGCAGTCACTGCCTCAGAGACGTACAAActgaagtgaatgaatgaggaaacttgTACAGCAGAGCGATTAGAGCTTTCCCCCTCTACTGAACGGAGTCACACTTGTCCAAAACAAGATGAAGTGCCAAGATAATTTTGCATCCCCAAGTTCACATTACAAGCAGTTTACTCTGTTGGTGATGTATTTCACATTGGTGCACATTGCAAAGTAAAGATCTGGAATGTATTGGccacagaaatgtaaaaatatcaattgaaccaataagaaaaagaatgtgagtgTATAAAAAGCTAGCAGAGGAATGCAGCAGGTGGTAACGAGAGGTCTAACCCAGCTCTGCGCTGTTTTCTCTCCACTGGGCTTTACAACAGCTATTTCAGCAACTAGGTTTTGAAGCCAGGGGAGAAGggaacagaagcagagaagaaTCTCAAGTATGAACAGATTGTTCCTCATTCAATAAACTTTAGTTGTGCCTCAAAATAGCTGTAGAATTTCTGTAGTTTCTGCCCCCTAAAACCCTGTGGAAGGTCCGGCTGAGGGCATTCTTCACTTCATAATTTCTCAGGCTATAGATGATGGGGTTCAACATGGGAGTCACAACGGTGTAGGATAGTGACAGCACCTTCTTGCTCTCAGGAGAATTATTGGACTTGGGACGGAAGTAGGTGAGGCTTGAAGATACATAGAAAAGGGAGACAAcaaggaggtgggaggagcaggtagAGAAGGCTTTGTGCTTCCCTTTAGCTGAAGGAATCTTGAGGATGGCAGCAGCGATGCGAGCGTAGGAACATAGGATCAGCAAGCAGGGTAGCATGACGACTAGAATGGTCCCAACGATGGCATAGACCTCAAAGAGTGCTGTGTCTGCACAGACCAGCCTGAGCACAGGTGGGCtgtcacagaagaagtggttCACCTCGTTGGTGCCACAGAATGGAAAGCTGAAGAGCCACGTGGTCTGCACAGTAGCTACAGGAACGCCTGGAAACCAGGAGGCAGCAGCCAGTTTGGCACACGTCCTTGTGCTCATGATGACTGGGTAGTGTAAGGGATTGCAGATGGCTACATAGCGGTCATATGCCATGGTGGCCAGAAGGAAGCATTCAGAAACCccgaagaagaagaagaaatacatcTGAGTGGCACAGCCAAGAAAGGAGATGATCGTGTCCTGGGCAATCAGGGTCCCCAGCATCTTGGGCACAATGACTAGGTTGAAGCCAATCTCCAAGAAGGACAAGTTcctgaggaagaagtacatggggctGTGCAGCATGGGGTCAGCCCAGGTGACCAGAAGGATGAGGCCGTTTCCCATCAGGGTGACCAGGTAGATGATTAAAAATACCAGGAAGAGTAATGACTGTATTTCAGTAGGTAAGGAAGAGAAACTCATCAGGGTAAACTCGCTAACTCTCGTCCAGTTGCCTCCAGCCATAGAAACAGGAATGAAACCCCAGCTGTGGTCATGGAGAGAGATTCTCAATAGAAAGAGTCAGATTCTggatttgtttttcagattcattCTGAGTGTCAGGGAAAGAGACGAAATCAGGATCTCAGTTGCAAAGGAAAGGGCTTCCTGTTGTCTAAGAATAAAGACACAAGGAAGAGTCGCCAGAGCCCAAGCTCTGAATGGGCAACGGCTCATCCTTCCTTACTCTTATACTTTATCATCCATTTTCCACTTTGTGATCATATTTGCTGAAACAAATTGGATCATATCCACACACACCCATCTTCTGCTGCATAATTAATACCTTTGTTGTGGGGTTAAATGAGATAGGTCCTGAGGCAATAAAGTGGAGTCAGATGGAAAACAGTAGATAATTTCCATTTAATCCTGTTATATATTcccctttgtcaaagattcaTGGTGTTCATCTTCTCCATCTACTGCCAAAAATAGTACTTACTTTTTTGTATGCAAGTAGGGACTGCAGTCCTAATACAATTTGAGAGGGTACATAATGGAAAAAGTCAATTGTTTTATCATGCTTCATTTTGAAGTGACTTGAAGTAGGAAAAAAGTGGCAAGGGGATGGATAGGAGGATGTGTACAGAATGTAGTAGTTTTAATTCACCTTTCCCCCTCAATGTCAGAACTGCAGAGTACTTCAGATCTTACAATACTTGTTCCTTCTTGTCTGACCTGTTTATGAGGTAACAACCTTAGGAGCTTTATTTTTCAGTCCAGCAAAGCTATAATTAAAAATTGGTGGTCAGGACCCAACGTATTCACTGGCTTTCAAAATTAAGATCTAAGAGGTAGATCTTAGATCTACAACTAAGCAGATAGTGAGTGTGCCTCAGGAGATTCCAAATACTTCTCTTTCAAGAGtggacaaatggaaaaaaaaaaagaaatgaattaccacaagagttctatgaaaaatatgagaaacatTAAAGTGaatattcaaaggaaaacaattatGAATAAACAATTAACATGTGTTA
This Camelus ferus isolate YT-003-E chromosome 10, BCGSAC_Cfer_1.0, whole genome shotgun sequence DNA region includes the following protein-coding sequences:
- the LOC116666628 gene encoding olfactory receptor 10A5-like, producing MAGGNWTRVSEFTLMSFSSLPTEIQSLLFLVFLIIYLVTLMGNGLILLVTWADPMLHSPMYFFLRNLSFLEIGFNLVIVPKMLGTLIAQDTIISFLGCATQMYFFFFFGVSECFLLATMAYDRYVAICNPLHYPVIMSTRTCAKLAAASWFPGVPVATVQTTWLFSFPFCGTNEVNHFFCDSPPVLRLVCADTALFEVYAIVGTILVVMLPCLLILCSYARIAAAILKIPSAKGKHKAFSTCSSHLLVVSLFYVSSSLTYFRPKSNNSPESKKVLSLSYTVVTPMLNPIIYSLRNYEVKNALSRTFHRVLGGRNYRNSTAILRHN